A genomic window from Lycium barbarum isolate Lr01 chromosome 4, ASM1917538v2, whole genome shotgun sequence includes:
- the LOC132635042 gene encoding uncharacterized protein LOC132635042, whose amino-acid sequence MQGGRDPFSNFGNPFGSFSGSGGFGGQRSLLSGFFGGRDPFDDPFFTRPFGGMFGSTPFGPSGGPFMDSHMAGFLEQQPSVPFQQPSVPFQQPRSRGPVIEELDSDDEKEEKDISEEKKQNMRKHARPSTDPFVEYPDDEAGERKRKQVVAQNDFRRENNEQQPQVRSFSFQSSTMSYGGANGTYYSSSKTRRTGSDGLTFEESKEANSATGQASHRVSRGIHNKGHSLSRKLESDGRVDTMQTLHNLNENELDGFEETWKGKAGNQLPGLYGGFNLQGDTGSGSSVQNGANRGGWALPSTERAHHSGNLGPGVGNAAGPSHPMPSRRPKTDAGNVIGSSKATNASNMEKAKKR is encoded by the exons ATGCAGGGAGGCAGAGACCCTTTCTCCAATTTTGGTAATCCTTTTGGTAGTTTCAGTGGTTCTGGTGGATTCGGAGGTCAGAGGAGTTTATTATCTGGCTTTTTTGGAGGCAGAGACCCATTTGATGATCCTTTCTTCACACGCCCCTTTGGAGGCATGTTTGGATCGACCCCTTTTGGTCCTAGCGGAGGCCCGTTCATGGACTCGCACATGGCTGGATTTCTGGAACAGCAGCCTTCTGTCCCCTTCCAACAGCCTTCTGTCCCCTTCCAGCAGCCTAGGTCTAGGGGTCCTGTTATTGAGGAGTTGGACTCTGATGATGAGAAAGAGGAAAAGGATATTTCGGAAGAGAAGAAACAGAACATGAGAAAGCATGCTAGGCCAAGTACTGATCCTTTTGTTGAATATCCAGATGATGAAGCAGGAG AGAGAAAGCGCAAGCAAGTGGTAGCCCAGAATGATTTCCGGAGAGAAAATAATGAACAGCAGCCACAAGTTCGTAGCTTTAGCTTTCAGAGTTCTACCATGTCTTATGGTGGTGCAAATGGCACCTATTATAGTTCTTCCAAAACCAGGAGGACAGGAAGTGATGGA CTGACGTTTGAGGAAAGTAAAGAAGCCAATTCAGCTACTGGGCAAGCAAGTCACAGGGTTTCAAGAGGAATACATAATAAG GGTCATTCTTTGTCGCGGAAACTCGAATCAGATGGTAGGGTGGACACCATGCAGACATTGCACAATCTTAATGAAA atgaacttgatggatttgaagAAACCTGGAAAGGAAAAGCTGGAAATCAGCTGCCTGGCCTGTATGGGGGTTTTAATTTACAAGGTGATACTG GGTCTGGGAGCAGTGTCCAGAATGGTGCAAATAGGGGTGGATGGGCACTTCCTTCCACGGAGAGAGCACATCATTCAGGGAATCTCGGGCCGGGGGTAGGGAATGCAGCTGGTCCTTCCCATCCAATGCCTTCGCGGAGGCCAAAAACAGATGCTGGGAATGTGATTGGTTCTTCTAAGGCCACTAATGCTAGTAATATGGAGAAAGCTAAGAAACGCTGA
- the LOC132637111 gene encoding NAC domain-containing protein 41-like, giving the protein MAAYSCDHQAKGPSSRRPMGFRFHPTNKELLKYLSGFVRDKPLPEQYQLMQQVDLYANKEPWQIFDEGTNNNTRYLITPQKKEKPEWKRFSRTVGKGTWKPQGKGKEVFDDKGRLMGYVKSLKYIHRANKSSNNANGEWLMTEYSLYNGYLDAKESKKKGYVICKIKKKEKSGDKKKGNNNNDANMKDIDEYIDSVLQEEVEEDINARTSNDDIGLAAQDDYQENNIEYLEGDQVEDHVLALLDDIDLEALDFV; this is encoded by the coding sequence ATGGCAGCATACTCATGTGATCATCAAGCTAAGGGACCTTCTTCTCGACGTCCAATGGGCTTTCGTTTTCACCCTACGAACAAAGAACTATTGAAGTATCTGTCAGGGTTTGTACGTGACAAGCCACTTCCCGAGCAGTATCAACTCATGCAGCAGGTTGATCTTTACGCCAACAAGGAGCCATGGCAGATTTTTGATGAGGGCACTAACAACAACACTCGTTACTTGATCACTCCGCAAAAGAAAGAGAAACCTGAGTGGAAAAGATTTTCACGAACAGTGGGGAAGGGAACATGGAAGCCACAAGGCAAAGGGAAAGAAGTGTTTGATGATAAAGGGAGACTCATGGGATATGTCAAGAGTTTGAAGTACATCCATCGGGCTAACAAATCGTCGAACAACGCTAACGGCGAGTGGTTGATGACTGAGTACTCTCTTTATAATGGATATCTGGATGCTAAGGAAAGTAAGAAAAAGGGTTACGTAATTTGTAAGatcaagaagaaggaaaaatccgGTGATAAGAAAAAAGGAAACAATAATAACGATGCAAATATGAAAGACATAGACGAATACATCGATTCCGTTCTGCaagaagaagttgaagaagacatTAATGCAAGAACATCGAATGATGATATAGGACTAGCTGCACAAGATGATTATCAGGAGAACAATATCGAATACCTAGAGGGAGACCAAGTTGAAGACCATGTACTTGCTCTGTTAGATGATATTGATCTAGAGGCTCTCGACTTTGTGTAG
- the LOC132635043 gene encoding uncharacterized protein LOC132635043 — protein MASLRTTTTFLVREILRPSIHFPTVRFIHISPCFIIDNRVLSQRSLSFSSVRCAAASSDGDGKKSPARLAQVQQLLYDAKERAQAAGNDPIPKITLDYVTVNFARSGGPGGQNVNKVNTKVDMRFNVKNAYWLSDRVREKILQMEKNRINKDGELVISSTKTRTQKGNIEDALSKLQAIIEAASYVPPPPSEEQVKKINKMASIGERKRLDNKKAQSQKKAMRRSRDSYD, from the exons ATGGCATCATTGAGAACCACCACAACGTTTCTCGTACGTGAAATATTGCGTCCATCAATACATTTCCCAACTGTTCGTTTCATCCACATCTCACCGTGTTTTATCATTGATAATCGTGTTTTATCACAACGGAGTCTGTCTTTTAGTTCGGTTAGATGTGCAGCGGCGTCATCCGACGGTGACGGAAAGAAGTCGCCGGCGAGACTTGCACAGGTTCAACAACTGTTATATGATGCGAAAGAGAGAGCTCAAGCTGCTGGAAATGATCCTATTCCTAAGATTACTCTTG ATTATGTTACTGTTAATTTTGCAAGAAGTGGAGGTCCTGGAGGACAAAATGTCAATAAAG TAAATACCAAGGTGGATATGCGGTTCAATGTTAAAAATGCTTATTGGTTAAGTGACAGAGTCAGAGAGAAGATTTTGCAAATG GAAAAGAATCGAATAAACAAGGATGGAGAGCTTGTGATCTCTTCAACAAAGACGAGAACTCAGAA GGGTAACATCGAAGATGCTTTGAGTAAATTACAG GCTATAATTGAAGCTGCTTCTTATGTACCGCCACCTCCATCTGAAGAGCaagtgaaaaaaataaataagat GGCTTCTATTGGGGAGCGCAAGAGGCTCGACAATAAGAAGGCCCAGTCACAAAAGAAGGCTATGCGAAGAAGCAGAGATAGTTATGACTGA
- the LOC132635044 gene encoding uncharacterized protein LOC132635044 encodes MKLVWSPEQASKAYLDTVKSCKICRESSVAEMISAMAAGWDAKMIVETWSKGGVMTTSIGLAVANHVTGGRHICVVPDEISRTEYISAMEHAGMSPEVVVGEPEEAMEGLIGIDFLVVDCRRNDFGRILGVAKLGHRGAVLMCKNASSRVESDFRWRSVLDGKSRIVRSVFLPVGKGLDIAHVGATVSGGGKGGKTESRWIRHFDRDTGEEFVIRK; translated from the exons ATGAAGTTGGTTTGGTCTCCAGAACAAGCCTCTAAAGCTTATCTTGATACTGTTAAATCC TGTAAGATATGTAGAGAATCTAGTGTAGCAGAGATGATATCAGCCATGGCAGCAGGATGGGACGCAAAAATGATTGTAGAAACATGGTCAAAAGGTGGTGTTATGACAACAAGTATTGGATTAGCAGTTGCAAATCATGTTACAGGTGGTAGACATATTTGTGTAGTACCAGACGAAATTTCAAGAACAGAATATATATCAGCCATGGAACATGCTGGCATGTCACCTGAAGTTGTGGTTGGAGAACCTGAAGAAGCAATGGAAGGGTTAATAGGTATTGATTTCTTGGTTGTTGATTGTAGAAGAAATGATTTTGGTAGGATCTTGGGGGTTGCTAAATTAGGACACAGAGGTGCAGTTTTGATGTGTAAGAATGCAAGTTCAAGAGTTGAGTCTGATTTTAGATGGAGGAGCGTACTTGACGGAAAATCAAGAATTGTGAGGTCTGTTTTTTTGCCGGTTGGTAAAGGTTTGGATATAGCACATGTTGGAGCCACCGTAAGTGGTGGAGGAAAGGGTGGGAAGACAGAAAGTAGATGGATTAGACATTTTGATAGAGATACAGGAGAGGAATTTGTGATACGTAAGTGA